The genomic interval CGGCGCGAGCTCCATCAACGACCGCGATACCGACGCCTCAGGGCTTGAGCCTGAAAAGATTCGCCGATTTGCATGGCTGCGCCTGATCGGCACCATGGGTGCGTTAATGATCGCGTTTGGTGCGCTGGGCGCGGGTGCACTTCCGGTGGTGAATAATCCGTATGTGGATTTCCCTGGCGGAAACTTCATGAGCCGAATGCTGCAGACCTCTTCCATGATCGTGCTCATCGGCGTGGGATTTTTGGTGCTGGCGTGGGTGTTAATGGCACCGCTGGTGGGTATTCCTTTTAAACGCAGCGGAAACAGAACAGCCAGCGTGAGTTTGTCCATGCTGCGCCGCACATTTGGCGCCTGGGTAGCGCCCATCATGCTCACCGCCCCACTGTTTACTCAAGACATTTATTCTTATCTGGCACAAGGCTCTGTGACCGCGCAGGGAATGGATGCCTACGCCGGTGGACCGCTTGAACTATTGGGGCCCGATAATCATCTGGCACGGTCCGTGCCCTTTATTTGGGCCCAGTCGCCCTCGCCCTACGGCCCTGTTGCGCTGAGCATCGCGGCGTCGATAAGCGTTATTACTAATGACAGCATCGTTGGAGGCGTGCTGGCGCACCGTATTGCGTCGCTGCTGGGCGTTGTGGCTGCAGGCTGGGCGATCACCATGCTGGCCAGGCGCTGTCGGGTATCTGAAGAAGCGTCCTTTTACCTGGGCGTACTTAATCCGCTGCTGATTCTGCACCTGATCGGCGGTATTCACAACGAATCCATCCTGCTGGGATTTTTACTTGTTGGCCTGGAACTCGGACTGCGTGGCACCGACCGGATTCAAACAGGGCTGTGGGGGCCTGCGTGGACATATATTGCACTGAGTGGCGTATTGATTTCTTGCGCAGGCCTGGTCAAGGTGACCGGCTTTATTGGGCTCGGTTTTGTGGGCATGGCCTTGGCCAGGGCGTTTCATGCACGTGGACATCGACACGTCGTTGCGATCGGCGTTGCAGGCCTCGTTCAAGTAGCAGCCCTGGTGATCACCGTGGTTGTTCTCAGTGTGATTACCGGAATCAGTTTGGGGTGGATCACAGGTCAAGGTGGCGCTGCGACGATCCGAAGCTGGATGTCTATGACCACCAACATTGGCGTTATTTCTGGATTCATCGGAATGAATTTGGGGCTAGGCGACCACACCGCAGCCATGCTCGTTGTGACCCGTGCAGCCGGAATCGCGGTAGCTGCCGCCTTCATGGTTCGTATGTTGTTTGCCACATATAGAGGTCACATTCACGCTGTGGGCGGACTGGGCGTGGCGACTTTCGTCCTCGTTATCCTCTTCCCCGTGGTGCATCCGTGGTACATGCTGTGGGCTATCGTGCCGCTAGCTTCCTGGGCAAATAGACTGTTCTTCCAGCTCGGAGTGATTGCCTACTCCACTGCCTTCAGTTTCTTTGTGCTGCCTCGCGGGCTTGCACTTCCAGTCGGAACTGTCTTTTCCATCTACTTCGGCGCAGCGCTCGGATTCAGCATTCTCCTATTAGTTGGATGGTGGAGTTTGAGGCGGAATCCAACCTTTGGTTTACACTGATCAACTGTGACTACTGATTTTTCGGCCTCTAGCTCTAATTTTGGAGCCGCAGAAGGCGCACTTGATGCCATAAACCCCGTCCCACCAAACGATCCAGCAATCGTGGTGAACAACGTGGTAAAAAGATTTGGCACCAAGGAAGCAGTAGCCGGAATCTCCTTCGAAGTCCCCCGCGGTCAAGTTTTGGCCCTCCTGGGACCTAATGGCGCAGGCAAAACCACCACCATTGAAATGTGCGAAGGTTTTACCGCCCCCACCTCTGGCAGCATCCGAGTCTTGGGCATCGATCCAGCCACAGAACCAGACCAGGTGCGCCGACGCATCGGCATCATGCTTCAAGGTGGCGGTTCCTACAGCGGAATCCGCGTGTTTGAAATGCTCAAGCTTGCGGCGTCCTACAACGACAACCCACACGATCCTGAATGGCTGCTTGATCTTGTAGGACTGCGTGAACAACGCAAAACCACCTACCGACGTCTGTCAGGTGGCCAACAGCAACGCCTTTCTTTGGCCTTAGCATTAATTGGTCGCCCTGAGATTATCTTCCTCGACGAACCCACCGCTGGCATGGATGCGCAATCACGCAACATGGTGTGGGAGCTTGTCAACGATCTCCGCCGCGACGGCGTCACCATCGTGCTCACCACCCACCTGATGGATGAGGCCGAAGCACTAGCTGACCACGTGATCATCGTTGCCAACGGTCAAATCCTTGCCAGTGGCACACCTGATGAACTCACTGCGCAACGCGATCATCTTGAAATTAATGTCTCCGTAGAGACCACGAGCCCGCTTGATCTTGATCGCTTGGTGGATGATCTCAGCAGCTTAAACATCGGTGATGTGAAAGCACGAGCCAACCGGCCACTGCATTATTCACTTCGGACGCAACAAGCCACCCCGGATTCCTTGGCGCACATCGTCCAGGCTGTCGCCCGCCAAAACGTCATGATTCGCTCTTTGGATACGGGACACCGCTCATTGGAAGATGTCTTCCTGGACATCACCGGAAAAGAACTGAGGAGTTAACGCACACCATGTCTAAACCTTTTGAAAACTCTGCGCTCCGCGGTTCTTCTCGATTCCCAGCTGGAACGTTCACCCCTGCTCCCAAACGAGCCACCCCGGCAAAAATGTTGGCTGCTCAGGGCAAGATGGAATCCCTGCTGTTTCTTCGCCACGGCGAACAGCAACTGCTCAGCATCATCATTCCCTTGGTCGCGCTCATCGCACTAGCGAATTTTGATTTCATCCCTGGTGAGAACTCCCTCGACAAGACTTTCCCCTTCGCGCTGGCCACAGCAGCCATGAGCGCTGGTTTTACAGGTCAAGCCATCAGCCTAGCTTTTGACCGCCGCTATGGTGCCCTCAAGCGCACCGGCGCCAGCGGTGTTCCCGCCTGGACGATTATTTTTGGCAAAGTCATCGCAGTCATTGCAGTCACCATTGTGCAGATCATCTTTCTCGGTGTGACTGCACTGCTGTTGGGCTGGTCCGCACCTGTCGGTGGTGTGCTCTTTGGCATCGTGACCCTATTTGTGGGTGTTTCCAGCTTCACCGCGCTCGGCATGCTGATGGGCGGAACGTTGTCCTCCGAATTGGTATTGGCACTGGCTAACTTGATTTGGATTGTACTGTCCGGCCTTGCAGCATGGGCGGTCTTTTCCCCTTCCGTCAACGCTGAAGGAGTGCTGTCCATCATCCCATCCGTTGCGCTGTCCCAAGGTATGGTTGACGCATTCAACGGCGAACTTCCGTGGCTCCAGCTAGGAATTTTGGTGGGCTGGCTAATTATCACCGGCGTGGCCGCAAACAAGCTATTTAACTTCTCTGCGAGCCGCTAGATATACCCTTAGTCGGAAAATATCCTTAAAAGTTCCCGGGAGTTTCAGTGGCAAATACCACCACTTCCATACCGGGAACAATTGTATAAAACTAGCCATGACCTGCTAGGATCAGCGACGTGTCTACTTCAGTTGCTCCCTCAAATAATCCAGTTGAGTTGAAGCCCATTACTTTCTGGGCACCGACCATCAAAGTGCAGCGCATTCTCGCGCTCCTACTGTTGATTTTCCAGGGAGGCATCACCGTTACGGGCTCTATCGTCCGTGTCACAGGCTCCGGCCTCGGTTGTGATACCTGGCCACTATGCCACGAAGGTTCACTAGTCCCAGTCGCAGGCGCAGCACCATGGATCCACCAGGCAGTGGAATTTGGTAACCGCATGCTCACTTTCGTGCTTGCTGCCGCAGCGCTTGCGTTGTTCATTGCAGTTCTTGGCGCAAAACGCCGCCGCGAGATCCTGGTCCATTCCTTCATCCAGGGTTTGGGCATCATCTTGCAGGCTGTCATCGGTGGCATCACCGTGCTGGTTGATTTGCACTGGTACGCCGTTGCTTTGCACTTCCTGCCATCCATGATCCTTGTTTTCATGGCCGCGATTTTGTACACCCGCATCGGCGAGCCCGATGACGGCGAGATTACCACCACATTCCCCACGTGGATCCGCAATGTAGCTGTCATTGGTGCAGTAGCGCTCTCCGTAGTACTGATCACCGGCACCATGACCACCGGCGCTGGCGTTCACTCTGGCGATGCATCAATCACCATGGATGATCGCCTCGATGTCAGCATCGACTTGATGGCCCACATCCACGGCTACAGCATGTACATCTACCTCTTCTTCACCCTCATCGTGGTCGCCGGTCTGTACAAGGCAAAAACCACCAAGCACAACAAGCAGCTTGGCCTCATGCTGATTCTGTTCATTCTGATTCAGGCAGGTATCGGCATCTTGCAGTACCGCATGGGTGTGCCACGCTGGAGCATCCCATTCCACATCGCAATGTCTTCTGTCGTTGTTGCCTTCACTTCCCTTCTGTGGGCGCAGGGTCGTATACGCGTCGGCGGTAAAGCCACCGTTACTGGTTCTGTTGATGGCGATATTAAGAACGAGATCATTACGAACCCCTTTGAGAAGAAATCAAAGCAGCCTGTTAAATAACACGCAACTGTATCGGTAAAAGGCCCAATCAAGGATTCTTGGTTGGGTCTTTTTCCATGCTTTTCATGCTTCGAACAGTCCAGAATAGCCCTGACCTAGACTTAGAGCTATGTCCGAACAAAGACTCGATCAGCTTGAGCGACGGCTTTCTGAACTGGAACGGGAGATCGCCGCGATTCGTCAGGAGATCCGCCAGGAACGCCTAGTGCTTCCGGAACCGGAACCTGTGAAAGTTGATACAGTCATCGCCACCGAAGCGACCGGAGTCAATGCATCGTCGGGTCCGGAGGCGAAGATCGCTTTGTTCATGGAGAGGTTTAGTGGTCGCCACGATGTGTATGCGCGGCGCTGGACCAGCAGAAAAACGGGCAAAAGTGGATGGTCGCCGGCTACTCGCCAGGGTTTTTACTCAAAAGACACCACACCGAAGGACTATCTCCCCTTCACCGTTGACACCGTCAATGCGCATCTGCGCCGGGGCGGCGACCATATCGGTCTCTATGTGATGGTCCCCATCGACACGTGCAAACTTCTCGCCTGCGATTTCGACGATGGCACCTGGAAGCAAGATGCGGCCGCTTTCGTGTCAGCCTGCACCGACCACGGAATCGATGCGTTGGCTGAAATTTCTCGATCCGACGACGGCGCCCCCGTGTGGATATTTTTCGATACCCCAATCTCCGCGATGCTGGCTCGGCGCCTAGGTTTTGCCATGCTCCGCCAAGCCATGAACTCCCGCCCTGACATGGATATGTCTTCTTATGATCGCTTCTTCCCTGCTCAAGACACCATCGCAACGCGCGCAAACGGAAGCGCACGGCTGGGAAATTTGATCGCGCTGCCCCTCAACGGCGACTGTCGAGCCCGCAACACCGCCGTCTTCGCCGATTCGGAAACGTGGGTTCCCTTCGAAGATCCTTTCGCAGCGCTCGCGGCCATCACGCCACTAGCCACCGAAAAAATCGAGCAGATCCTTGCCACCACGCAGGAAAAATTTGGCCCCGAACCCGAACACATCAAACGCCCCACCCGCGCCGAACTCAAACAGGTTAAAGCCAACGGCGAAACCATCAAACTCACCATCACCAACGAGCTGAGCGTCCCCACCGAAAGGTTACCCGCGGCCGTCATCGCGGAGATTAAACACCGGGCGGTAATCCCAAACCCTGAGTTTTATCGTCGACAAGCGCAAAGATTTTCGACCTTCGGCGTGCCGCGCATCGTCATCCGCTTCGCCCAGGCCGAGCAGCGCTTGCTGCTCCCACGCGGGCTTGTCGACGACACCCTCCGGATCCTCACCCTCGCCGGGTACAAAGTCAGCGTCATCTGGCCTCGGCAAACTCGGAAAACCATCGACGCGTCTTTCGAGGGCGAATTGCGATCCATGCAACAAGAGGGAATCGACTCGCTCAAAGGCCAACGCACCGGCGTATTGGTAGCACCGCCGGGCGCTGGAAAAACAGTGATGGCCTGTGCACTCATCGCGAACAGAAAAATCCCCACCGCAGTGATAGTCAACCGTGCAGAATTGATTTCCCAATGGCGGGATCGTCTCGCGCAATACCTGAGCATCGACGCAGACTCCATCGGACAGATCGGCGCGGGCCGACGCAAAACCACCGGAATTATCGATCTCATCACCGTCCAATCCTTGAGCCGTAAAGATTCCGATCCGAAAATTTTGGAACAATACGGCCAAATCATCGTCGACGAGTGCCACAACATCGCAGCCCCAGGCGCCGAAGCCGCATTGAACCAGGTCAAGGCCCCCTACTGGCTGGGTCTAACCGCCACGCCGTTTCGTTCAGACCACATGGATGAAATCATCACCATGCAGTGCGGTCCTGTGCGCCACCGCATGGAAGTGGCAACAGACAATGAACAGCGCTTGATTCACATCCACGAAACCTCTTTCGACTCTGAGGAAACCACCGAAATCCAGGATCTCTACAATGAGCTCGCGGTCGATTCTGCCCGAAATGCGCAAATCACTGCCGAAGTGCACAAAGCGCTTGAAGCTGGCGACCGATGTCTAGTTTTGGTCAACCGAATTGCAGCCCTTGAAGCACTGACCAGCAGTATTACCGAATCTGGCGATCACACTGTCTTAGTGATGCATGGCCGCCAAACCCAAGAGGAGCGAGTTCACCTTCGTGCGCAACTTGCCTCATTGAGTGAAAAGCAGGATCCGTTTGTACTGGTCGCGATGAATAAAGTCGCCGGCGAAGGCCTTGACATCCCCAGCCTCAACACGCTGTTTTTGGCAGCGCCGGTGTCCTTCAAGGGGCTGGTGATTCAGCAAATCGGCCGAGTTACTCGCGCAACCGGTGATCAAAACGCTCCTCCGGTGACTGCCACGGTCCATGATTTTGTTGATTCCAAGATTCCGACACTCAAACGCATGCACGGTCGCCGATTGCGGGCTATGCAAAAGGAAGGATTCGCTGTTTCGGAGCCTTGAGGAGGACCAGACCAAACCAGCGTGCCCACGGTTGGCCATTTCAGGATCCGTGGGCACGCTGGTTTGGTTTATCAACCTCGAAACCGGTCACAGCTGCCCACGAAACTCGATTTCGCGATCCGTGGGCACTCTCGTTTGGTTTCCTCGGAAAGCTACCCTCGGACGGTCAGAAAATGCCCTCTCAGAATCGCGTTTAAGAGCCTCCCACCCACTAGCCCACACCAATTACTCATTCTGCGATCCCAACCGCTTAAACGGCCGTGTAATGGCTTTCCCGCAATCTAGCCGAATTCGACCAAACTAGGTGACCGAAAACCTCCAGCCGAAAACCTCAATGGCAAGCCCAAACTGGTCACCTGGTTTGGTCTGCACTCTGACTCCCCTCAAAAGGGCACAATTTGGTCAATTTCCCAACCTTGTCTTTCAGTCATGGTTAGTGTGGGAACCATGAAGGCAATCTTAGTTTCCCGCACCGGCGGACCAGAGGTGTTGGAGTTCACCGACACTGACGCCCCAAAGCCCACTGATGATCAGGTTTTAGTTGAAGTTGATATGGCTGGCGTCAACTTTATTGATACTTACTATCGCCAGGGTGAATATCACGCTCGCCTGCCGTTTATCCCAGGTTTTGAAGGCACTGGTCGGGTGTTGGAGGATCCGCAGGGGTTGATTGCGGCGGGTACCAAGGTGGCGTGGTGTGATGCCATGGGTTCGTATGCTCAGCAGGTGTGTGTGCCGCGGGATCGCTTGGTGGCGGTTCCCGAGGGCGTGAGTTCGGAAGTGGCTGCGTCGATGTTGATGCAGGGAATCACTGCGCATTATCTAACCAATGGTGTGTATGAGCTTGAAGAGGGCGATTCTTGCCTCATCACTGCTGGCGCGGGTGGTGTTGGATTGTTGGCTACGCAGATGGCGGCGGCCAAGGGAGTGCGCGTGTACAGCGTGGTGTCCACGGATGAAAAAGCTGAGCTTGCTTTGGATGCCGGTGCTTATGAGGTGTTTCGTTATTCCGATAATTTGGCGGAGCAGGTTCGTCGGCACAACGGGGGTCGCGGAGTTGATGTGGTGTATGACGGTGTCGGCCAGTCCACGTTCAATGAGTCCTTAGAGGCTGTTCGTCCGCGCGGCACTGTGTGTTTGTTTGGTGCGGCGTCGGGTCCTGTGGAGCCTTTTGATCCGCAGCTGTTGAACACTCACGGTTCGATCTTCTTGACCCGCCCAAGCATTGGCGCGTGGACGTCTGAGGAGGGCGAATTTGCCAAGCGTGCACAGGCGGTCACGCAGGCCATCGTCGAAGGCACCTTGCGGGTTCGCGTTACTGGCACATATTCGCTTGCCGACGCCTACATCGCCCACCGCGACCTTCAGGCGCGTAGCACGAGCGGTTCTTTGGTCTTGGAAATCCCGAAGGACTAAACACGCATAAAAAGATCCTGGTTAGCCTCGCGGTGAGGTTAGCCAGGATCTTTTCGTCGAAAAGCAAGCTTTTAGAAGAAGGTGGTGGTCCAGCCGAGCATCTCGCCGATGGTCTCAAGGCCGAGGACCGCGTCGACGGACAATGCCACGAAGAGGACTGCCAAGTAGTTGTTGGACAAAATAAACAGCTTCAGAGGCTTGACCTTGCCACCGTTTTTGATGCCGAGGTGCAGCTTGATGGCCATGAACAAGAAGGTGACGCCGGAAATGACGGCGATCGCTGCGTAGATCCAACCAGTTGCTGGGATGAGCAAGAAGGTGGTCAGCACAGTTGCCACGGAGTACCACACGATTTGTGCGGTGACCTGGACTGGGGTGCGCACGACAGGAAGCATTGGGACGCCAGCCGCCTTGTAGTCTTCGCGGTACTTCATGGCCAGAGCCCAGGTGTGAGGTGGGGTCCAGAAGAAAATCACCATGAACAGGACAATTGCCTGCCACCACTGCTGTGGAACGCCTGGCTCAAACTGATCAACGATCACTGCCCAGCCGACGAGCACTGGCATACAACCTGCGGCTCCGCCCCACACGATATTCATGTGCGTGCGGCGCTTCAGCCACTTGGTGTAGACAAAAATGTAGAAGAAAATCGTGATCAACACGAAGATGCCGGCGAGCATCGAATCGCACAGCAGCCACAGCCACAAGAAGCTGGCCACTGTCAGGACCCACGCAAAAATGGAGGCGTCGCGATTACTCACGGTGTGGCGCACCAAAGGGCGAGCCCTAGTGCGTCCCATGCGCTGATCAATATCGGAGTCTGCCACCATGTTGAAGGTGTTGGCGGCGGCCGCACCCATCCAGCCACCGAACACAGTCAGCAAGATGAGCACAATGTTGTTCTCACCGCGTTCAGCCTGAAGCATTGTGGGGATTGTGGCGACAAGGAGGAGTTCAATAACCCTGGGCTTCGTTAGCGCAATATAGGCCTTGATCGTGTCCAAGGGTTCTCCTCCAGAACGTTGCATTTTCAAATCACTCATATATTTAAGTTGTGAGTCCTTATTATTTAAATATCCCTGCGGTGAGTGTGCACCTTGCGTTGAAGGCCCAGACTCTGACAGAAGCGTCAGAGTGTTTACTCAAGACATTTTCTAAGACACACGGCAAATTAGTCGGATGAAGTTAATTAAAAGTTCCCGAATCAATCTTTTTAATGTTTTCAAACCATTTGAAGGTGTGCTGACCCAGGTGGACGCCAACCTTTAAAAAGCTTCAGACTTTTATTTCCACTTCATAAAAACTGCCTGTGACGATTCCGTTAAAGATTGTGCCAAATCACTGCGCAAAACTCGCGCGGAACCAGACCTTGCCATGCTATCGCCTATTCACACTATTTGAGTAATCGGAAATAGATGGGTGTAGACGCTTGATTGGCGGACGGTTCACAGCGGACGATTTCAGGCCCTCGTAGCTCGAGAGTTTGAAGGGGTCCGATTCGTTCCGTTCGTGACGCTTTGTGAGGTTTTTTGACGTTGCACCGTATTGCTTGCCGAACATTTTTCTTTTCCTTTCGGTTTTTCGAGAATTTTCACCTACAAAAGCCCACGTCACAGCTCCCAGACTTAAGATTGATCACACCTTTGACACATTTGAACCACAGTTGGTTATAAAATGGGTTCAACATCACTATGGTTAGAGGTGTTGACGGGTCAGATTAAGCAAAGACTACTTTCGGGGTAGATCACCTTTGCCAAATTTGAACCAATTAACCTAAGTCGTAGATCTGATCATCGGATCTAACGAAAACGAACCAAAACTTTGGTCCCGGTTTAACCCAGGAAGGATTGACCACCTTGACGCTGTCACCTGAACTTCAGGCGCTCACTGTACGCAATTACCCCTCTGATTGGTCCGATGTGGACACCAAGGCTGTAGACACTGTTCGTGTCCTCGCTGCAGACGCTGTAGAAAACTGTGGCTCCGGCCACCCAGGCACCGCAATGAGCCTGGCTCCCCTTGCATACACCTTGTACCAGCGGGTTATGAACGTAGATCCACAGGACACCAACTGGGCAGGCCGTGACCGCTTCGTTCTTTCTTGTGGCCACTCCTCTTTGACCCAGTACATCCAGCTTTACTTGGGTGGATTCGGCCTTGAGATGGATGACCTGAAGGCTCTGCGCACCTGGGATTCCTTGACCCCAGGACACCCTGAGTACCGCCACACCAAGGGCGTTGAGATCACCACTGGCCCTCTTGGCCAGGGTCTTGCATCTGCAGTTGGTATGGCCATGGCTGCTCGTCGTGAGCGTGGCCTATTCGACCCAACCGCTGCTGAGGGCGAATCCCCATTCGACCACCACATCTACGTCATTGCTTCTGATGGTGACCTGCAGGAAGGTGTCACCTCTGAGGCATCCTCCATCGCTGGCACCCAGCAGCTGGGCAACCTCATCGTGTTCTGGGATGACAACCGCATCTCCATCGAAGACAACACTGAGATCGCTTTCAACGAGGACGTTGTTGCTCGTTACAAGGCTTACGGCTGGCAGACCATTGAGGTTGAGGCTGGCGAGGACGTTGCAGCAATCGAAGCTGC from Corynebacterium glutamicum ATCC 13032 carries:
- the mptB gene encoding polyprenol phosphomannose-dependent alpha 1,6 mannosyltransferase MptB, encoding MTKDEQIQPNSNAPENRKWFPRAPRPLRQFLDTLPRIGTAGSRSATLHVEDEQSPLGATLFDVATGASSINDRDTDASGLEPEKIRRFAWLRLIGTMGALMIAFGALGAGALPVVNNPYVDFPGGNFMSRMLQTSSMIVLIGVGFLVLAWVLMAPLVGIPFKRSGNRTASVSLSMLRRTFGAWVAPIMLTAPLFTQDIYSYLAQGSVTAQGMDAYAGGPLELLGPDNHLARSVPFIWAQSPSPYGPVALSIAASISVITNDSIVGGVLAHRIASLLGVVAAGWAITMLARRCRVSEEASFYLGVLNPLLILHLIGGIHNESILLGFLLVGLELGLRGTDRIQTGLWGPAWTYIALSGVLISCAGLVKVTGFIGLGFVGMALARAFHARGHRHVVAIGVAGLVQVAALVITVVVLSVITGISLGWITGQGGAATIRSWMSMTTNIGVISGFIGMNLGLGDHTAAMLVVTRAAGIAVAAAFMVRMLFATYRGHIHAVGGLGVATFVLVILFPVVHPWYMLWAIVPLASWANRLFFQLGVIAYSTAFSFFVLPRGLALPVGTVFSIYFGAALGFSILLLVGWWSLRRNPTFGLH
- a CDS encoding ABC transporter ATP-binding protein, translated to MTTDFSASSSNFGAAEGALDAINPVPPNDPAIVVNNVVKRFGTKEAVAGISFEVPRGQVLALLGPNGAGKTTTIEMCEGFTAPTSGSIRVLGIDPATEPDQVRRRIGIMLQGGGSYSGIRVFEMLKLAASYNDNPHDPEWLLDLVGLREQRKTTYRRLSGGQQQRLSLALALIGRPEIIFLDEPTAGMDAQSRNMVWELVNDLRRDGVTIVLTTHLMDEAEALADHVIIVANGQILASGTPDELTAQRDHLEINVSVETTSPLDLDRLVDDLSSLNIGDVKARANRPLHYSLRTQQATPDSLAHIVQAVARQNVMIRSLDTGHRSLEDVFLDITGKELRS
- a CDS encoding ABC transporter permease translates to MSKPFENSALRGSSRFPAGTFTPAPKRATPAKMLAAQGKMESLLFLRHGEQQLLSIIIPLVALIALANFDFIPGENSLDKTFPFALATAAMSAGFTGQAISLAFDRRYGALKRTGASGVPAWTIIFGKVIAVIAVTIVQIIFLGVTALLLGWSAPVGGVLFGIVTLFVGVSSFTALGMLMGGTLSSELVLALANLIWIVLSGLAAWAVFSPSVNAEGVLSIIPSVALSQGMVDAFNGELPWLQLGILVGWLIITGVAANKLFNFSASR
- a CDS encoding COX15/CtaA family protein — its product is MSTSVAPSNNPVELKPITFWAPTIKVQRILALLLLIFQGGITVTGSIVRVTGSGLGCDTWPLCHEGSLVPVAGAAPWIHQAVEFGNRMLTFVLAAAALALFIAVLGAKRRREILVHSFIQGLGIILQAVIGGITVLVDLHWYAVALHFLPSMILVFMAAILYTRIGEPDDGEITTTFPTWIRNVAVIGAVALSVVLITGTMTTGAGVHSGDASITMDDRLDVSIDLMAHIHGYSMYIYLFFTLIVVAGLYKAKTTKHNKQLGLMLILFILIQAGIGILQYRMGVPRWSIPFHIAMSSVVVAFTSLLWAQGRIRVGGKATVTGSVDGDIKNEIITNPFEKKSKQPVK
- a CDS encoding TOTE conflict system archaeo-eukaryotic primase domain-containing protein, encoding MSEQRLDQLERRLSELEREIAAIRQEIRQERLVLPEPEPVKVDTVIATEATGVNASSGPEAKIALFMERFSGRHDVYARRWTSRKTGKSGWSPATRQGFYSKDTTPKDYLPFTVDTVNAHLRRGGDHIGLYVMVPIDTCKLLACDFDDGTWKQDAAAFVSACTDHGIDALAEISRSDDGAPVWIFFDTPISAMLARRLGFAMLRQAMNSRPDMDMSSYDRFFPAQDTIATRANGSARLGNLIALPLNGDCRARNTAVFADSETWVPFEDPFAALAAITPLATEKIEQILATTQEKFGPEPEHIKRPTRAELKQVKANGETIKLTITNELSVPTERLPAAVIAEIKHRAVIPNPEFYRRQAQRFSTFGVPRIVIRFAQAEQRLLLPRGLVDDTLRILTLAGYKVSVIWPRQTRKTIDASFEGELRSMQQEGIDSLKGQRTGVLVAPPGAGKTVMACALIANRKIPTAVIVNRAELISQWRDRLAQYLSIDADSIGQIGAGRRKTTGIIDLITVQSLSRKDSDPKILEQYGQIIVDECHNIAAPGAEAALNQVKAPYWLGLTATPFRSDHMDEIITMQCGPVRHRMEVATDNEQRLIHIHETSFDSEETTEIQDLYNELAVDSARNAQITAEVHKALEAGDRCLVLVNRIAALEALTSSITESGDHTVLVMHGRQTQEERVHLRAQLASLSEKQDPFVLVAMNKVAGEGLDIPSLNTLFLAAPVSFKGLVIQQIGRVTRATGDQNAPPVTATVHDFVDSKIPTLKRMHGRRLRAMQKEGFAVSEP
- a CDS encoding quinone oxidoreductase family protein, which codes for MKAILVSRTGGPEVLEFTDTDAPKPTDDQVLVEVDMAGVNFIDTYYRQGEYHARLPFIPGFEGTGRVLEDPQGLIAAGTKVAWCDAMGSYAQQVCVPRDRLVAVPEGVSSEVAASMLMQGITAHYLTNGVYELEEGDSCLITAGAGGVGLLATQMAAAKGVRVYSVVSTDEKAELALDAGAYEVFRYSDNLAEQVRRHNGGRGVDVVYDGVGQSTFNESLEAVRPRGTVCLFGAASGPVEPFDPQLLNTHGSIFLTRPSIGAWTSEEGEFAKRAQAVTQAIVEGTLRVRVTGTYSLADAYIAHRDLQARSTSGSLVLEIPKD
- a CDS encoding heme o synthase encodes the protein MDTIKAYIALTKPRVIELLLVATIPTMLQAERGENNIVLILLTVFGGWMGAAAANTFNMVADSDIDQRMGRTRARPLVRHTVSNRDASIFAWVLTVASFLWLWLLCDSMLAGIFVLITIFFYIFVYTKWLKRRTHMNIVWGGAAGCMPVLVGWAVIVDQFEPGVPQQWWQAIVLFMVIFFWTPPHTWALAMKYREDYKAAGVPMLPVVRTPVQVTAQIVWYSVATVLTTFLLIPATGWIYAAIAVISGVTFLFMAIKLHLGIKNGGKVKPLKLFILSNNYLAVLFVALSVDAVLGLETIGEMLGWTTTFF